From a region of the Mycobacterium intracellulare ATCC 13950 genome:
- the prrA gene encoding two-component system response regulator PrrA, producing MGGMDTGASSPRVLVVDDDSDVLASLERGLRLSGFEVSTAVDGAEALRSATETRPDAIVLDINMPVLDGVSVVTALRAMDNDVPVCVLSARSSVDDRVAGLEAGADDYLVKPFVLAELVARVKALLRRRGATATSSSETITVGPLEVDIPGRRARVNGVDVDLTKREFDLLAVLAEHKTAVLSRAQLLELVWGYDFAADTNVVDVFIGYLRRKLEAHGGPRLLHTVRGVGFVLRMQ from the coding sequence ATGGGCGGCATGGACACAGGAGCTAGCTCACCTCGGGTCTTGGTCGTCGACGACGACTCCGATGTGCTCGCGTCGCTGGAACGTGGCCTGCGCCTGTCCGGGTTCGAGGTGTCGACCGCGGTCGACGGCGCCGAGGCGTTGCGCAGCGCCACCGAAACGCGGCCGGACGCGATCGTGCTCGACATCAACATGCCGGTGCTGGACGGGGTCAGCGTCGTCACCGCGCTGCGCGCCATGGACAACGACGTCCCGGTCTGCGTGCTCTCCGCCCGCAGCTCGGTCGACGACCGGGTGGCGGGCCTGGAGGCCGGCGCCGACGATTACCTGGTCAAACCGTTCGTGCTGGCCGAGCTGGTCGCGCGGGTCAAAGCGCTGCTGCGCCGCCGCGGCGCCACCGCAACCTCCTCGTCGGAGACCATCACGGTGGGACCGCTGGAAGTCGACATCCCCGGCCGGCGGGCCCGCGTCAACGGCGTCGACGTCGACCTGACCAAGCGGGAATTCGACCTGCTGGCGGTGCTGGCCGAACACAAGACCGCGGTCCTGTCCCGCGCGCAGCTACTCGAGCTGGTGTGGGGCTATGACTTCGCCGCCGACACCAACGTCGTCGACGTCTTCATCGGATACCTGCGCCGCAAGCTCGAGGCCCACGGCGGGCCCCGGCTGCTGCACACCGTGCGCGGAGTGGGATTCGTGCTGCGCATGCAGTAA
- a CDS encoding acetyl-coenzyme A carboxylase carboxyl transferase subunits beta/alpha, whose amino-acid sequence MSRITAGQLRDAVLDENSFIRWDSEPLAVPASAAYARELADARAATGLDESVLTGEGRIFGRRVAVVVCEFGFLGGSIGVAAAERITAAVQRATAEGLPLLASPSSGGTRMQEGTVAFLQMVKIAAAVRLHTRAHLPYLVYLRNPTTGGVFASWGSLGHVTLAEPGALIGFLGPRVYQLLYGEPFPEGVQTAENLQRHGVIDDVIPLDELRPTLDRAMTVIADPPGPLPTPPPPEPTPDVAAWDSVVASRRPDRPGVGLLLRHGATDQVLLSGTGRGEAATTLLALARFAGQPVVVLGQRRIAGGRASTVGPASLREARRGMALAAELRLPLVLVIDTAGPALSADAEQGGLAGQIAQCLAELVTLDTPTVSVLLGQGSGGPALAMVPADRVLAALHGWLAPLPPEGASAIVFRDTDHAAELAAAQGIRSTDLLASGIVDVVVAEHPDAADEPVEFSRRLSRAIAAEVQALRGIPASERLAARLQRYRNIGLP is encoded by the coding sequence GTGAGTCGTATCACGGCTGGTCAACTACGCGACGCGGTCCTGGACGAGAATTCCTTCATCCGCTGGGACAGCGAGCCGCTCGCCGTGCCGGCCAGCGCCGCCTATGCGCGAGAGCTGGCCGATGCCCGCGCTGCGACGGGCCTGGACGAATCCGTGCTGACCGGCGAAGGGCGCATCTTCGGGCGCCGGGTCGCGGTGGTGGTCTGCGAATTCGGCTTTCTGGGTGGCTCGATCGGGGTGGCCGCCGCCGAACGGATCACCGCGGCGGTGCAGCGGGCGACCGCCGAGGGGCTGCCGCTACTGGCCTCGCCGAGCTCCGGCGGCACCCGCATGCAAGAGGGCACGGTCGCGTTCCTGCAGATGGTGAAGATCGCCGCGGCCGTCCGGCTGCACACCCGGGCTCACCTGCCCTACCTGGTCTATCTGCGCAATCCGACCACCGGTGGGGTCTTCGCGTCGTGGGGCTCGCTGGGCCACGTCACGCTCGCCGAACCGGGCGCGTTGATCGGCTTCCTCGGACCTCGCGTGTACCAGCTGCTCTACGGCGAACCGTTCCCCGAGGGCGTCCAGACCGCGGAGAACCTGCAGCGGCACGGCGTGATCGACGACGTCATCCCGCTCGACGAGCTGCGCCCGACGCTGGACCGAGCGATGACCGTCATCGCCGACCCGCCCGGGCCGCTGCCCACGCCGCCACCACCCGAACCGACACCCGACGTCGCAGCGTGGGATTCGGTGGTGGCATCGCGGCGTCCGGACCGGCCGGGCGTCGGACTTCTGTTGCGGCACGGCGCAACCGACCAGGTGCTGTTGTCGGGGACCGGCCGGGGAGAGGCGGCGACGACGTTGTTGGCGCTGGCCCGATTCGCCGGTCAGCCGGTGGTGGTGCTCGGCCAGCGGCGGATAGCGGGCGGCCGGGCGAGCACCGTGGGCCCCGCGTCGTTGCGCGAGGCCCGGCGCGGCATGGCGCTGGCCGCCGAGTTGCGCCTGCCGCTGGTGCTGGTGATCGACACGGCGGGGCCGGCGCTGTCGGCCGACGCCGAACAGGGCGGGCTCGCCGGGCAGATCGCCCAGTGCCTGGCCGAGCTGGTGACCCTGGACACCCCGACGGTCTCCGTGCTGCTGGGCCAGGGCAGCGGCGGGCCGGCGCTGGCGATGGTGCCGGCCGATCGGGTGTTGGCCGCGCTGCACGGCTGGCTGGCGCCGCTACCGCCGGAAGGCGCGAGCGCGATCGTCTTCCGCGACACCGATCACGCCGCCGAACTTGCCGCCGCACAAGGCATTCGGTCGACCGACCTGTTGGCGTCCGGGATCGTCGACGTCGTCGTCGCGGAACATCCCGATGCCGCCGACGAGCCCGTCGAGTTCTCGCGGCGACTGTCCCGCGCCATCGCCGCCGAGGTGCAGGCGCTGCGCGGGATACCCGCCTCCGAGCGGCTGGCCGCCCGGCTGCAGCGCTACCGCAACATCGGTCTGCCCTGA
- a CDS encoding enoyl-CoA hydratase, producing MIGVSQAEAVLTIELQRPERRNALNSQLVEELREAVLKAGDGSTRAIVLTGQGTVFCAGADLSGDAFAADYPDRLIELHRVLDATLIPVIGAINGPAIGAGLQLAMQCDLRVVAPDAFFQFPTSKYGLALDNWSIRRLASLVGHGRARAMLLAAEKLTADVALQTGMANRIGTLSDAQAWAAEIAGLAPLAIQHAKRVLNDDGAIEEAGPVHKELFDKAWGSQDVIEAQVARIEKRPPKFQGA from the coding sequence ATGATCGGTGTCAGCCAGGCCGAAGCAGTTTTGACCATCGAGTTGCAGCGCCCCGAGCGCCGCAACGCCTTGAATTCCCAGCTCGTCGAGGAGCTGCGCGAGGCGGTGCTGAAGGCGGGCGACGGCTCCACCCGGGCGATCGTGCTGACCGGGCAGGGCACGGTGTTCTGCGCCGGCGCGGACCTGAGTGGTGACGCATTCGCCGCCGACTATCCCGACCGCCTCATCGAGCTGCACAGGGTCTTGGACGCCACCCTCATCCCGGTGATCGGCGCCATCAACGGCCCGGCCATCGGCGCGGGCCTGCAGCTGGCCATGCAATGCGATCTCCGGGTCGTCGCGCCGGACGCCTTCTTCCAATTCCCCACATCGAAATACGGTCTGGCCCTTGACAACTGGAGCATCCGGCGCCTGGCTTCACTGGTCGGTCACGGCCGGGCCCGCGCGATGCTGCTGGCCGCCGAAAAGCTGACAGCCGACGTGGCCCTGCAGACCGGGATGGCCAACCGCATCGGGACGCTGTCCGACGCCCAGGCCTGGGCCGCCGAGATCGCCGGCCTGGCCCCGCTGGCGATCCAGCACGCCAAGCGGGTGCTCAACGACGACGGCGCCATCGAGGAGGCCGGCCCGGTGCACAAGGAGCTTTTCGACAAGGCGTGGGGCAGCCAGGACGTCATCGAGGCCCAGGTCGCGCGTATCGAGAAGCGGCCACCGAAGTTCCAGGGGGCCTGA
- a CDS encoding MBL fold metallo-hydrolase, translating to MRGTLRLIAGTASLAGGGWLLRALHGAPDALGAHPASIAAATAGSPNCRDGVFVNLEPASETKMDREQLRLIAWELVGNRGGSRPRGPIPLTAPGVFRADPSGLAVSWFGHSTALVEIDGYRVLTDPVWSDRCSPSDVVGPQRLHPPPIQLEGLPAVDAVVISHDHYDHLDIDTIRTLARTQRSPFFVPLGVGAHLRRWGIPEHRIVELDWHQSATVDELTVVCVPARHFSGRFLDRNTTLWASWVFRGPTHRAYFGGDTGYTKSFAQIGADHGPFDLTLLPIGAYNTAWPDVHMNPEEALRAHLDVTDGGLLVPIHWGTFRLAPHPWAEPVERLLVAAEPEQVNVAVPVPGQRIDLAAPVKSNPWWQL from the coding sequence ATGCGGGGGACGCTACGGCTGATCGCCGGCACGGCGTCGCTGGCGGGCGGGGGTTGGCTGCTGCGCGCGCTGCACGGCGCGCCGGACGCCCTCGGCGCCCACCCCGCATCGATCGCCGCGGCGACCGCGGGGTCCCCGAACTGTCGCGACGGCGTCTTCGTCAACCTCGAGCCCGCCTCGGAAACCAAGATGGACCGCGAGCAACTGCGGCTCATCGCGTGGGAGCTGGTGGGCAACCGGGGTGGAAGCCGGCCGCGCGGGCCGATCCCGCTGACGGCCCCCGGGGTCTTCCGCGCGGATCCGAGCGGGCTGGCCGTCAGCTGGTTCGGCCACTCCACGGCGCTGGTGGAAATCGACGGCTACCGGGTGCTCACCGATCCGGTGTGGAGCGACCGGTGTTCGCCGTCGGACGTCGTCGGGCCGCAGCGGCTGCACCCGCCGCCGATTCAACTCGAGGGGTTGCCCGCCGTCGACGCGGTGGTGATCAGCCACGATCACTACGACCACCTCGACATCGACACGATTCGGACGTTGGCCCGCACGCAGCGGTCCCCGTTCTTCGTTCCGCTCGGTGTCGGCGCCCACCTGCGCAGGTGGGGGATACCCGAGCACCGCATCGTCGAGCTCGATTGGCACCAGAGCGCGACGGTCGACGAGCTCACCGTGGTGTGCGTGCCGGCGCGGCATTTTTCGGGGCGCTTCCTGGATCGCAACACGACGCTGTGGGCGTCGTGGGTCTTTCGCGGGCCGACCCATCGCGCGTACTTCGGCGGCGACACCGGGTACACGAAGAGCTTCGCCCAGATCGGCGCCGACCACGGACCGTTCGACCTGACCCTGCTGCCCATCGGGGCGTACAACACGGCGTGGCCTGACGTGCACATGAACCCCGAGGAGGCGCTGCGGGCGCACCTGGACGTCACTGACGGGGGGCTGTTGGTGCCGATCCACTGGGGCACCTTCCGGTTGGCCCCGCACCCGTGGGCCGAACCGGTCGAGCGGCTGCTCGTCGCCGCGGAGCCCGAGCAGGTGAACGTGGCGGTTCCGGTGCCGGGCCAGCGCATTGATCTCGCGGCCCCGGTGAAATCGAACCCGTGGTGGCAGCTCTGA
- a CDS encoding serine hydrolase: MTKRAVAAISVLLGLTGCGSAQPTAGAPSTLSDVPPNQVAGVAIPAGRIDDAVAKIDGLVGDLMKNTGVPGMAVAVVHGGKVLYAKGFGVKDVSKGEGQGNKVDADTVFQLASVSKSVGATVIAHEVSDHVVAWDTPVAAKLPWFTLGDPYVSSHVTVADVYSHRSGLPDHAGDKLEDLGYDRRQTLERLRYLPLAPFRISYAYTNYGITAGAEAVAAAAGKSWEDLSDEALYRPLNMTSTSSRFADFLARPNHAVNHVKVADKWESRFQRDPDPQSPAGGVSSSVNDMARWLMMLLGNGTHDGRRIAAPEDLLPAISPQTVSTPATTPKARTGFYGYGFNASVDSSGRTEYSHSGAFALGAATNFVVMPSEDVGIIALTNGAPYGIPETLTAEFMDLVQYGQIREDWGPLYQKAIGWLNNPVGSLVGKQPPPNPAPAKPLRDYAGVYASDYWGPAVVTEHDGALHLAMGPKNHTVALTHWDGDTFTFPLTDENAPPGTISKAVFSNDTLNLEYYDTEKLGTFTR; this comes from the coding sequence ATGACCAAACGCGCGGTCGCTGCCATCTCGGTGCTGCTCGGATTGACGGGATGCGGCTCCGCGCAGCCGACCGCCGGGGCCCCGTCCACACTGTCTGACGTCCCGCCCAACCAAGTGGCCGGCGTGGCGATTCCTGCCGGCCGCATCGACGATGCCGTCGCCAAGATCGACGGCCTGGTCGGCGACCTGATGAAGAACACCGGCGTGCCGGGAATGGCGGTCGCCGTTGTCCACGGCGGGAAAGTGTTGTACGCCAAGGGCTTCGGTGTCAAGGATGTGAGCAAGGGCGAGGGGCAAGGCAACAAGGTGGACGCCGACACCGTCTTCCAGCTGGCCTCGGTGTCCAAATCGGTTGGCGCGACGGTGATCGCGCACGAGGTCAGCGATCACGTCGTCGCCTGGGACACCCCCGTGGCCGCCAAGTTGCCCTGGTTCACGCTCGGCGATCCCTATGTCAGCAGCCATGTGACCGTCGCCGACGTGTATTCGCATCGCTCCGGGCTGCCCGATCACGCGGGCGACAAACTCGAAGACCTGGGCTACGACCGTCGTCAGACCCTCGAGCGACTCAGGTATCTGCCGCTGGCACCCTTCCGGATCAGCTACGCCTACACCAACTATGGGATCACCGCCGGCGCGGAGGCCGTGGCGGCCGCGGCCGGCAAGTCATGGGAGGACCTGTCCGACGAGGCGCTCTACCGCCCGCTAAACATGACGTCGACGAGCTCACGCTTCGCCGACTTCCTCGCCCGGCCCAACCACGCGGTCAATCACGTCAAGGTCGCCGACAAGTGGGAGTCCCGCTTCCAGCGTGACCCCGATCCCCAGTCACCCGCGGGCGGCGTCAGCTCATCGGTCAACGACATGGCCCGTTGGCTGATGATGTTGCTGGGCAACGGGACTCACGACGGGCGGCGGATCGCCGCGCCGGAAGACCTGTTGCCGGCCATCAGTCCGCAGACGGTGTCGACACCCGCGACGACGCCCAAGGCGCGCACCGGGTTCTACGGATACGGTTTCAACGCGTCGGTCGATTCCTCGGGCCGCACCGAATACAGCCATTCCGGCGCTTTCGCTTTGGGGGCGGCGACGAACTTCGTGGTGATGCCCTCGGAAGACGTGGGCATCATCGCGCTGACCAACGGCGCGCCCTACGGCATCCCGGAAACCCTGACCGCCGAATTCATGGACCTCGTCCAATACGGCCAGATCCGCGAGGACTGGGGTCCCTTGTACCAGAAGGCGATCGGCTGGCTGAACAATCCGGTGGGCTCGCTGGTCGGCAAGCAACCCCCGCCCAATCCCGCGCCGGCCAAGCCGCTTCGCGACTATGCCGGCGTCTACGCCAGCGACTACTGGGGTCCGGCCGTCGTGACCGAACACGACGGCGCCCTGCACTTGGCGATGGGCCCGAAAAACCACACGGTCGCCCTCACCCATTGGGACGGCGACACCTTCACCTTCCCGCTGACCGACGAAAACGCCCCACCCGGAACGATTTCCAAAGCGGTCTTCTCGAACGACACCCTGAATCTGGAGTACTACGACACCGAGAAGCTGGGGACCTTCACCCGATGA
- a CDS encoding cation-translocating P-type ATPase has product MSSSLITGLTDAEVAQRVADGQSNAVRKRATRSITDIVRANVFTRINAILGVLLLIVLATGSLINGMFGLLIIANSVVGMVQEIRAKQTLDKLAIVGQAKPVVRRQSGTRAVPPEEVVLDDIIELGPGDQVVVDGEIIEEANLEVDESLLTGEADPIAKAVGDAVMSGSFVVAGAGAYRATKVGPDAYAAKLAEEASKFTLVKSELRNGINRILQFITYLLVPAGLLTIYTQLFTTHAGWQESVLRTVGALVPMVPEGLVLLTSVAFAVGVVRLGQRRCLVQELPAIEGLARVDVVCADKTGTLTESGMRVARVDELDEAAHRDRIGDVLAALAAADPRPNASVRAIAETYHESPGWTATATAPFKSATKWSGVSFEGHGDWVMGAADVLLEPASAAAEQAERIGAQGLRVLLVGAADVAVDHPSAPGDVTPVALVVLEQKVRPDARETLEYFADQGVSVKVLSGDNAVSVGAVADKLGLRGETMDARQLPSDPAQLADALDTHTTFGRVRPDQKRAVVHALQSRGHTVAMTGDGVNDVLALKDADIGVAMGAGSPASRAVAQIVLLDNRFATLPYVVGEGRRVIGNIERVANLFLTKTVYSVLLALLVGIECLFSKALKADPLLYPFQPIHVTIAAWFTIGIPSFILSLAPNNERAEPGFVRRVLSSALPSGLIVGTATFASYLAAYPGRHAGFQQQDQASTAALITLLMTALWVLAVVARPYQWWRVALVIVSGLAYVVIFSLPLARKQFLLDPSNVTVTAIALGIGLLGAAAVEAMWWIRARMLGVQPRLWR; this is encoded by the coding sequence ATGAGCTCCTCACTGATCACCGGCCTGACCGACGCCGAGGTGGCGCAGCGGGTCGCCGACGGCCAGAGCAACGCCGTGCGGAAACGGGCGACGCGCAGCATCACCGATATCGTGCGGGCGAACGTGTTCACCCGGATCAACGCGATCCTGGGAGTGTTGCTGCTGATCGTGCTGGCGACCGGCTCGCTGATCAACGGGATGTTCGGACTGTTGATCATCGCCAACAGCGTCGTCGGCATGGTCCAGGAGATCCGGGCCAAGCAGACGCTGGACAAGCTCGCGATCGTGGGTCAGGCGAAACCCGTGGTGCGCAGGCAATCCGGGACGCGTGCGGTCCCGCCCGAGGAGGTGGTGCTCGACGACATCATCGAGCTCGGGCCCGGCGATCAGGTCGTCGTCGACGGAGAGATCATCGAAGAGGCGAACCTGGAGGTCGACGAGTCACTGCTGACCGGTGAGGCCGACCCGATCGCCAAGGCCGTCGGCGACGCGGTGATGTCGGGCAGTTTCGTCGTTGCGGGCGCCGGCGCCTACCGCGCCACCAAGGTCGGCCCGGACGCCTACGCGGCCAAACTCGCCGAGGAAGCCAGCAAGTTCACATTGGTGAAATCCGAACTGCGCAACGGCATCAACCGCATCCTGCAGTTCATCACCTACCTTCTGGTGCCGGCCGGCCTGCTGACGATCTACACCCAGCTGTTCACCACGCACGCGGGCTGGCAGGAGTCCGTGCTGCGGACGGTGGGCGCCCTGGTGCCGATGGTGCCCGAAGGGCTGGTGCTGCTGACGTCGGTCGCGTTCGCGGTCGGGGTGGTCCGGCTGGGCCAGCGCCGCTGCCTGGTGCAGGAGCTGCCCGCCATCGAGGGGCTCGCGCGGGTCGACGTGGTCTGCGCCGACAAGACGGGCACCCTGACCGAAAGCGGCATGCGGGTCGCCCGGGTGGACGAGCTCGACGAGGCCGCGCACCGCGATCGCATCGGCGACGTGCTGGCGGCGTTGGCCGCCGCCGACCCGCGACCCAACGCGAGCGTGCGCGCGATCGCCGAGACCTATCACGAGTCGCCGGGCTGGACCGCCACGGCGACAGCACCTTTCAAGTCCGCCACCAAGTGGAGCGGGGTGTCCTTCGAAGGGCACGGCGACTGGGTGATGGGGGCGGCCGACGTGTTGCTCGAGCCGGCGTCGGCGGCGGCCGAACAGGCCGAGCGGATCGGGGCGCAAGGCTTGCGGGTCCTGCTGGTGGGCGCCGCCGACGTGGCCGTCGACCACCCCAGCGCACCGGGGGACGTCACCCCGGTCGCGCTGGTGGTGCTCGAACAGAAGGTCCGCCCCGACGCCCGCGAGACGCTGGAATACTTTGCCGATCAGGGTGTTTCGGTCAAGGTGTTGTCCGGGGACAACGCCGTTTCTGTCGGCGCCGTCGCCGACAAGCTCGGGTTGCGCGGCGAGACGATGGATGCGCGCCAACTCCCCTCAGACCCCGCGCAATTGGCCGACGCGCTGGACACCCACACCACCTTCGGCCGGGTGCGTCCCGATCAGAAGCGCGCCGTCGTACACGCCCTGCAATCGCGCGGGCACACGGTCGCGATGACGGGCGACGGCGTCAACGACGTGCTGGCCCTCAAGGACGCCGATATCGGCGTCGCGATGGGGGCCGGCAGCCCGGCTTCCCGTGCCGTCGCACAGATAGTGTTGCTGGACAACAGGTTTGCCACGCTACCGTACGTGGTCGGCGAGGGACGGCGGGTGATCGGCAACATCGAGCGGGTCGCCAACCTGTTCCTGACCAAGACGGTGTACTCGGTGCTGCTGGCGTTGTTGGTGGGCATCGAATGCCTGTTTTCCAAAGCGTTGAAAGCCGATCCGTTGCTGTATCCGTTCCAGCCGATCCACGTCACCATCGCGGCGTGGTTCACCATCGGAATACCGTCGTTCATCCTGTCCTTGGCGCCCAACAACGAGCGCGCCGAGCCCGGTTTCGTGCGCCGGGTGCTGAGCTCGGCGCTGCCGTCCGGGCTGATCGTCGGCACCGCGACCTTCGCGTCGTACCTGGCCGCCTACCCCGGCCGGCACGCCGGCTTCCAGCAACAGGATCAGGCGTCGACCGCGGCCCTGATCACCTTGCTCATGACGGCCCTGTGGGTGCTCGCGGTGGTCGCACGGCCCTACCAGTGGTGGCGGGTGGCGCTCGTAATCGTCTCGGGCCTGGCGTATGTGGTGATCTTCAGCCTCCCCCTGGCCCGCAAGCAGTTCCTGCTGGATCCGTCCAATGTCACGGTGACCGCGATCGCGCTGGGGATCGGTCTGCTGGGCGCCGCCGCGGTCGAGGCCATGTGGTGGATCCGCGCCAGGATGCTGGGCGTGCAGCCGCGGCTGTGGCGCTGA